In the genome of Pseudomonas fluorescens, the window ATCAGGCCGAGCGTTAGCTCGCCTGCAGCTCTTGATCTTGATCCACCCGCCCCCTCGGCAGGCTGAGTGGAGGCGTTCATTCGGGGGTGGGCGCGTAGCGCCGTTCGGCGAAGCCGAACACATCGAGAGGAGGTCGAGCGAAGCCGACCGGAGGCGATGCCCCCGGATGAATGCCGCAGCGAAGGAACCCCGAGCCTTAGCGAGGGGCCGTACGTTCGGGGCGAGACCTTTTGGTTCCTTTTGGGGCGTCTGCCAAAAGGGACTCGCCGTAAGGGCGAAACCATAAGCCGCCGTTACCAAAAAAACGGATATGTACACCATCAACAAAAAACAGGTCGGCTGTCAGGCCGCCTTCGCGACCCTGCTCGCGAAGGCGTCAGTCCGAGCTACACATCACTCAGCTCTTCACCACCACCCACGTAAAACACAACGGCAACTGCACCACCTGCTGTTGATAGCGGTCATAGCATTCTTCACGGTTGGAGTGCGGGTACTCCTTGAAGTGACGGATCTGCAACCCTGCCGCAATGGCGGCGCTGAAGAGATCGCCCAGGGTGTGGACGAACCAGTAGGACGCCGCCGACGGCTGTTCGACCTTGCCTTCGTAGACGATCGGTTCGTGCTGCACGAACGGTTCGCGACGGAAGTATGAACTGGCCAGACGAAAAGGATCGGCTGCCTCGGGGTCGAACATTTCCAGGAACGGGTGGGTTTCATACACCACCAGCGCCCCACCCGGCTTCAGCGTACGCGCCACATGGAGGAAGAATTCACCGATGTCCGGCATCCAGTTCAAGACGCCGATGGTGATCAGCGCCAGGTCAAAGCGCTCCTGCAGTCCGGCCGGCAAGTGGTGAATGTCCGCTTCGATGAATTGCGGCGCATGGGGCGAGCGGGACGCCAGTTCCCGTGCCTGACCGAGAAATGCTTCAGACTGGTCGACGCCCACCACGCTGCGCGCCCCCAAGGCAAACAGCGACAGACTTTCGCGGCCGTTGTTGCAGCCCAGTTGCACCACGTCCTTGCCGTCGACACCTGTCAGGGTCAGCAAAGCGGTCAGTGTGTCGTCCAGGCAGGAAAAATCCGCGTATTCCACGCCCTTCAACAAGGCTTGCCATTCGCAGGAGTCTTTGTGGTGACGGGCGGAGTCATTCCAGGCCTCGCGGTTACTGGCGATGGCTTGTTCTTTTGTCGGCAGTTCCATTGCACGCTCCAGGGTTCAGGTCGTCGATTTGACCGGCCGGAGTCTAGATCAACCTCAACCTGGCAGGTGTTGCGAACTTGTAATCCGCGCAGCGCCGACGGCTGTCCACGGCGGCAGCTATAGTTAATAACCTTGGGGGGAATGTGGTTAAACAGATTTAGCAGGTGTTGCCATGAAAAAGACCGACCTGACGTTTTTGCTTGCCCTCTGCCTTGGCGCGCCCGCTGTCGCCCACGCCGACGACATGCCCACCACCAACTACAGTAGCGAATTCAACTATTACGGCGCCGACCAACCCTTCGCCCACCCCGTACCACCGTCCATGAGCATCGTGCCACCGGGTTCGTACATCCCGACCGCACCCGGGGAATTCATTCCGGTTTCAAGCGAGCATGTGTTTACCGACTCGCGCCTGCCGACTGTGGCCGACGCCACGGTTCGGGTGTTTATCCGCTCCTACGATCCGGAGCGTGGCGTGTACGTGAACCAGGAAGTCGAGAACCCCGGCTGCATGCAGTCCTGTCTGAGTCAAGGCCCGGTGTTGCAGTGAGCACTAGGGGGCGTTCTCAATTGGTTTCCCTGCCGCGCCGGGTCTGCTGTTGTGCAGGGCAAGGCGCGAGAAGCGCAGTTTGGTCATTCCAAATCAGCTTCGAGCAACACAGCCCTGCACAACAGCAGGCCCGGCCCTTCGGGTTGTGCCTTAAAGCTGGCCATGCTGCGTTGCAGGCCTTGGAAAGGGAACAACCATTCCCCGCGGCCTACGCCTTGCCTGGCCAGCTTTAAGGCGACAACGCGGTGGGGAAACCAATTGAGAACGCCCCCTACCACTGGCGTTTGTCCGGGCGGGCGAGGCCGAGCTTTTCGATCCGGTAGCGCAACATGTCACGGCTCAGACCCAGCAGGCGTGCCGATTTGGTGACGTTCCAGTCGGTCTTGTCGAGCATCTTGCGCACCATGTCGCGCTCCACTTCCGGCAGGTTCATGGATTCGCCGCCGTTGTGGAACGGACGAGGTTCGCTGAAATGTGGCGGCTCGTGATGAAACATCGGAGGTTCATCCACCAGGCTCAGGCAGACGTTCAACTGATGGGCGGCGATGGTGTCGCTTTGCGCCAGCAACACCGTTTGCTCCAGCATGTTGCGCAGTTCGCGCACGTTGCCCGGCCAGCTGTAACTGAGCAGCAAATCTTCGGCCTGGTCGCTGAAATGCAGGTTCGGCTTGCCATAGCGTTTGCCATGCAGCCCCAGGAAGTGCCGGGCCAGCAGCAGGATATCGGCGCCACGGGTATACAGGCGCGGCACCTTGATGGAAATGATGCGCAGGCGGAAAAACAGGTCGCGACGGAATTTGCCTTGCTGGACCATTTGTTCGAGATTGCAGTTGGTGGCGCTAATCACCCGCAAATCGACCTTGCGCTCCTTCACCGAACCGACCCGGCGAATGGTCCGGTCTTCCAATAGTTTGAGAAGCTTGGCTTGCAGCAGCAGGTCCATTTCACCGATTTCATCGAGGAACAGCGTGCCGCCATCGGCCGCTTCCACCAGCCCCATGCGACGATCCTTGGCGTCGGTGAAGGCGCCTTTCTCGTGGCCGAACAGTTCCGACTCCACCAGATTGGACGGGATCGAAGCACAGTTGAATTCAATGAACGGGCCTTTGGCGCGCGGGCCGTCGAAATGCAAGGCCCGGGCTACCAGCTCCTTGCCGGTGCCCGTCTCGCCTTCCACCAGGACCGGCGGCAGATCGCTGTTGGCCATCCGCCGTTCGGCGTCGAGCAATTGGGTGATGGTGCCCTTGAGGTACGCCATCGGTGCCGATTCGCCAATCAGTGCCTGCACCCCCGACTTCTGGGCCTCGCGCTCCTGGTAAAACGACAGCGTGCGCTCCATGCGGTCAGTGGCCAGGGCCTTGTCCAGCAGCAGCTTGAGCTCTGGCAGGGCCACCGGTTTGGTGACGTAGTGAAAAGCGCCCTCTTTCATCGCCACCACGGCGTCTTCGACGTTGCCGTAGCCAGTCATCATGATCACTTTCAGATCCGGCGCGCTGATGCGCAGCTTCTGGATCAGGTCGTGACCACTCATGCCCGGCAACGAGTTGTCGGTCAGTACCACGTCAGGCGCGAAAGAACCCAATTGCTCCAGTGCATCTTCAGCCGAGTGGCAGACGGTTACCTCGAAGTCCTTGCGCTCCAGGTAAGTCTGAATATTCTCGGCGAGGATTTCGTCATCCTCGACCAGCAGAATGCTGTGCTCCATATTCCCCTCCCGTTGCCACTTTGAAGTTGAGACAAACGCGGGTTCCTTCCTGCTCCCGACTGGTCAGTTCAACCGAGCCGTCAAACCGTTCCATTATTCTTTTGACCAGGGCCAGGCCCACGCCCAACCCACCTTGCTTGGTGGTGAAAAACGGCTTGAAGACCATTTGTTGCTGTTGTTTGGACATGCCCTTGCCGGTGTCGGTCAGGGTCATGCTCAAGTCGCCGGGCACCGAGGAATCGATCTCGATCGTCAGCACGCCACCCTTGGGCATGGCTTCCAGTGCATTAGCAAACAGGCTATTGAGTATTTGTGTGAGCAGCACCTGTTGGCTGACGATCGGTGGCACGCTGACAGGGGAGAAACGCACTTCGACGTCCGAACGTTTGATCAAGGACTCAAAGGCACTCAGGGTGTCTTCGAGGGCCAGCACCAGGTCGACCGTTTCACAGTCGTCATTCATCGGCCGCAACGACACCAGCAATTCACGGACCCAGCGCGACATGCGGTCGACCTGACTGATGATGTCGCCGATGTTTTTCTGTGCGGTCTGGCTGGCGATATCCTGGGCCAGTTCGGCGCTGGAACGGATATTGGCCAGCGGGTTGCGCAAGCTGTGGGCCACCGCCGAGGACATCTCGCCAAGGGCGACAAAGGTCTCGTTGGCGATCAGTTGTTTCTGCTGGCTCTGCAACAGCGTCGCCGCGCGTCGCACGATCCAGAACAGCCCCAGGTAAATGGCCGCCCCGCCGATCAGCGTGGCCAGCCAGATCGCCTTGAAGCCACGCTGGATGCGTTCCACCAGATCCAGCGGCTCTTTATAGATTTCCACCATGGCAATCACTTTGCTTTTGTCGGCGTTGAACATCGGAATGTAGTTCTCGACGAACAAATACTCCGGTTCGCGCAGCAGGCGCTGCTCGGGACGCTCCTCATCGATTTCGTGGTAACTGGTGGACACCGGCGATTTCATTTCGAAGGATTCGTCCAGCTCATCGTCGCCTTCGATGCGCACACCAATCAACTCGGAGTTGGTCGACCAGACCACGGTGCGGTCCAGGGCGTACACCGTCGCCAGCAGGATGTCCGGCAGATGCTCCACATGGTCGAGAAACTCAACACGCGCGGCGGCCCGGGATACGGGGTTGACGTCGGGGTAGGCATCGTCCATGCGCGGGTCGAGCATTTCACCCATGGTTCGGCCCGGGACAATGCCGGCATGCCGGATTTCGGCCTCGCCAATGGAATGGATGAACTGCGCGGTCAGCATCGAATCGCGCTCGATGCTTTCGTCGACCACAAAGCGCGTGGAGATGTAACCCAGCCCCAGCGCCACCACAGCGATGATCAGAAAGCTCGCCAGGGAAAACCAGCGCAGTAAATTGAACTGCGGCCGCCAACTCTTGCGTTGTGCTGCCGGAGCCTGCGGCGCAGCTACTTTTTGTTGTTCTAGTATCTGCATGGCGGTGTCCTGGGTACTTGAAATCGAGCCTGTTCAGCCGCTTTCTGGATCAGTGTAGGTGGCATTGATAGCCATTGACCGGCCAACGTAATTTTTTTGACGCTATTGCACCTTGGGCATGTCGGGTTGCGCGACCGAATGATGTTGTTCAGGCTCCTCGTTACCACTGGCCAATGGCACCACCGGCGGATGCTGACGGTCGGTTTCTTCTCGCAGGAAATCGATGAGGGACTGGGCGGAACGCTCATCCAGCCGCAAGTTGGGCATCGAGATCCTGTTGTAGCGCTCGAACAGTTCCATCGCGATCGGGTCCTTTTCCGCGAGCATGCGGTCAGGTTCGCGGATCCAGCGCTTGAGCCAGGCCGGATCGCGCTGATAGGTCACACCGATCAGGTCCGGGCCGATGCTGCGCAGGCCGATGCCCTGCCCGTCCAGCGGACCGAGGCTGTGGCAAGACGCGCAGCGGGTGCGAAACAGCTCTTCGCCATTGCTCGGCGGGCGAATTTCCGGTGCATCGACATAGCTTTCTTCCACACTGGGCTGTTTCCAGTTATGCAGGGTATTGGCCAGTTGGTCGGCCAGAATCCACGGATTTTCGAACGGCGAGGCTTTCATCCAGCGGCCCGTTGCCTGGTTGCCGACGATCAGGCTCAGGTTGTGGTCCTTGTTGCGCCCGTTATCGACGCCTTCGATGAACAGCCCCAGTTTTTTGCGCAGGTCGGTCACGTCGGCGAATTCCCCGGTGAGGAATTTCCACCCGGGCCCGACCTGGAAGCGTTGCGCATAGGCCTTGAGCACCTCGGGGGTATCACTCAAGGGGTCGATGCTGATGGAGTAGAAGAAGATGTCCTTGCCGACCCGATCCCCCAGCAGTTTCTGCACCTGGCGCATGCGCGCGGTTTCCAGGGGGCAGGAGTCGCTGCACGAGGTGAAGATGAAGTTGATCACCACCACCTTGTCTTTGATCAAGTCATCGAAAAAACGCAGCTGCTGTCCGTCCTGGTCGGTCAGCAGGGTGTTGGGGAAATAGTCGCCACCCCACGGGGTGGCGTCTTCAACGACAGCGGGCTCGGAAGTGGCTGCAGGAGCAGGTGCAGGCGTCGACGTCGGCTGGCTGGCGACCAGCAGCTGGCTGGCCAGCAAACCGGTCACCAACATCAGCACCAGGTGCATGCCCAAGGCTCGTGCGCGTGGCGAATGCAGCTCTTTTTTTTCCATCACCAGCCGCCTCGATGTCGTGAAGGGGGGTAATGGTGGTTTGCAAGGACCTCGCCAACCATGTGTTTTTTTTACAAAAAGGTACTAACACTCAACAAAACAATGATTTATCACAATCAATGGGCGATGACCGTGGAAAGGACCGGGGATTGAACCCCCGATATTGGGGGTAGTTCATCCCCGTTTTCAGGGGACCAGATTAAACGACAGGCGAACAGTGGTGCCCTCGCCTTCACGGCTATCCAGGGTCGCCGCACCGCCAAAACGCTCCATGATCCGCTTGACCAGCACCAGCCCGACCCCCAGCCCGCCCTGCTTGGTGGTGAAGAACGGCCGGAAGGCCATGGTGCGCTGTTCTTCGCTCATGCCTTTGCCGGTATCGCTCACCCTCACGCTGACGCGCCGGGCATCCTGCGGCTCGATCTGGATGGTCAGCGTACCGCCGCCGTCCATGGCTTCCACCGCATTGGACAGCAGACTGTTGAGGATCTGGGTCAGTTGCACGTGCTGGCTCAGGACCATGGGCGTCTGGTCCGGCTCGAACACCACGTTGACCCTGGCCTTGCTGATCTGATGCTCGTAAGCCATCAGGCTGTCATGCAGGGCCGCCACCAGGTTCACAGGTTCCGCCTCGTCATTGAGCGGTCGCAGGGACTGGAGCAATTCCCGTACCCACGTCGACATGCGATCGACCTGAGTAATGATGTCGTTGATGTTCCCGTGTGCCGGACCGCTGTCGAACTCTATCGCCAGCTCGGCGCTTGAACGGATATTCGCCAACGGATTGCGCAGACTGTGGGCGACCGCTGAGGACACCTCCCCCAGAGCCACAAAGGTTTCGTTGGTGATCAATTGCTTCTGCTGCGTCTCCAGCAGGATCGCCGCCCGCCGCACGATCCAGTACAGACCCAGATAAATCAGACCGCCGCCCAGGGCGGTCGCCAGCCAGATCAGCACCAGGCCGCGCTCCATGCGGTTGATCAGGTCCTGTGGCTCCTTGTAAATCTCGACCATCGCCGTGACGGTGCTGCCATCGGCGTCGAACAGGGGAATGTAGTTTTCGATGAAGGTGTATTTGGGTGGTTCCAGGAACTTCTGCTCCATGCGGGATTTGTCCACATCGTGGTAACTGGTCGACACGGAAATTTTCGAATTGAATGCCCGGTCGAGGTCTTCATCGCCATGGATCGTGATGCCCATCAAGGCCGGGTTGGTCGACCAGATCACCATACGGTCGGGGGCATAGATGTTGACCAGGATCACGTCCGGCAAATTTTCGATATGGTCGAGGAATTCACCACGGGCACTGGCACGGGACAGCGGGTCGACGTCAGGAAAGTCCTTGTCTTTTCGTGGGTCGAGCAACTCGCCCATGGTCCTGACATTGGGAATCGACACATGGCGCACTTCGGCCGAGGCAATCGCCTGAATGAATTGTGAGGTCAATAGCGCATCGCGCTGCACGCTTTCGGTAATTACGAACCGCGAGGACACCGCCCCCAGCGCCACCGCCACCGTGCCGATCACCACCATGCTGATCAGCGAAAACCAGCGCAGCAGATTGAACGGCTCCTTGCGCGTGTTCAAGCGAACTTCGCTTTCGGTCGCAAGTACTTTGGCGATGGTGTTCATGGACACGGTTCCCGGAAACCCCCTATAGGTTTATAGCCCACGCATGGCTGTTTGCCCGGTGTACTACGATCCCCTCCCGCCCCGCGCACCCTATCCACCCCCAAAGCTGGGGAAAGCCGCCCGCGCCCCAGCCTCCCGGTCTGTCACCCGCGACTGCGCCATCGCCCTTACTCCGGGCTTCCCACGGGCGTTTTCGCTGATTGGTATGGAAGTTGCCGAACACCCTGCCAACTGCCCCATGCCCAAGGGACTGGTACTTCGATAGAGGGAATACTCATGCACCCTTTACTGTGCAAAACCGCGTCCGCCCTGATTGTGACCGCTCTAGCCCAAGGCATTGCCCAGGCAGCGCTGTTTGCCGCAGACCCCGGCCCCTACCTGCCAGCCAATGGCAATTTCGCCGCCTGGTATCAAGATACCCACGGCCGAACCCTTGACCTGTGTTTATCCAAGGCTGTCAGTTCCAGGGTTGCCAGCACGCCGGGCGCCCCGACTTACATGTGCTCGTTGATCCCGAACCCCGGAATTTTCGACGACACTCAACCGTTGGTCTTCCCGACCAATTTCCCCGACGAAGCGTTCTGGTCCACAGGCGAAACCACCATCGTCGATGCCGCCCGAGGCATCGACCTGACCTATGTCTCGGCGCTTGAGGCAGCCTTCAGTGGCGGCGATCCGCTGGAGGGCGACCAGATCAGCTTCGCCCGTATCCGTATTCGCATCGACGTGCCCACCGCCGGCACTTATGTCATCACCCACCCCTACGGCGTCGAAGTGTTCAACGTCGACACTCCCGGCCGGCGGGCGATCAACATGACCCGGGACATCGGCATCGGTGCGCCAAAAACCTACGACGGCGCGCTCAAGGGCGACGTCGGGCCGTTCCTGCGCAGCGTCAATGGCCCCTACACCGAGACCAACCCGAGCACTGGCCAGGCCGAACAATTCGTTGGCGATCCGAACCTCACCGAAGCCGTCACTGGCAGCCCGTTCAACACCAACTACGTACGCATCGAAGGCCCCAATGGCCTGGACTTGCGCACCAACCTCTTCGCCGTATCCGGCAAGTTGTCGACGGTGGTCCGGCCGACCCCGGTGATCGCCGAGCGCAGCACCTACTCGCGACAGGCCGGCACCAGCGCCCTGGTGGCCCAGCAGGACGTGTTCGTGCTGGCCCCGCCACCACCGGCCAGCGTGACCCTGGACAGCAACAACCCGGTGCTGAACTTCACCGAAGCGAACACCACTGGCCACTGGTATGCGCAGTCGCCGAACAATCCGACGCTGCCGAGCACCTTGCAGGTGACCGCCGACAACCACTTGGCCATCGCCAGCAGCACGCCGACCACCTTGCCCATGCCGCTGACCGACCTGGTGACGATCTCACGCGCCGAGTACAGCTTGAGCACCGGGCAAATCACCATCGTGGCCTCGACCAGCGATGAAACATCGCCACCGGTGCTCACTGCCACCTCCGGCACCGGTATCGCCATCGGCGCCTTGAGTGGTGACGGCGCGGTGAAAAGCCTGGCCACCGGCATTTCGCCGATTCCGCCCGCCCAGGTTCGTGTGTCGTCGTCCAATGGCGGCAGCGATACCGAAGAAGTGGTCATCGTGCAATGAACGCTCACATGCCCGGATCCTCATCAGGAGGCATCATGAATAAATGGCCACGCCTGGCGCTCAACACCCTGGGACTGATTCTATCGCTGTCCGGCAGTGCCTTCGCGCAACTCGCCGCCGTCGATCCCGGCCCCTACACCTTTGCCACCGGGAAATTCCCGATCTGGTATCAGGACAACAATCTGTTGTCGATGGAGCTGTGCCAGTCACGCGCCGCCAGCTCGCGGGTCGCTGCCAGTGTGCCACCGGCCTACATGTGCACCCTGCTGCCGACACCTGGCGTTTTCGACGACACCCAGCCGATGGTGTTCCCGGATAACTGGCCAGACGAAGCCTTCTGGTTCCTTGCCGAGACCAGCATCCCCAACAACACCGCCGGCTATGGCATGGACGCTTATGTCGCCGGGATCGAAGCTGCATTTGCTGGCGGCAACCCGCTCGACGGCGACCAGATCAGCTTCGCGCGGATTCGTCTGCGGGTGAACATTCCCACAGCCGGGACCTACACCATTACCCACCCCTATGGCGTGGAAACGGTCAACGTCACCACCCCCGGCCGTCGTGCAATCAACATCACCCGGGACGTCGGCGTCGGTGCGCCGGGGGTTTTCAGCGGTGCAGTCAATGGGGCGATCGGTCCGTTCCTGCGCAGCGTCAACGGCCCCTACACCGAAGTGAACCCGGACACCGGTGCCGTCGAAACCTTCGTCGGCGACCCGAACCTCACCGAAGCCGTGACCGGCAGCCCCAACAACACCAACTTCGTGCGCATCCAGGGCCCGGCCGGGACT includes:
- a CDS encoding class I SAM-dependent methyltransferase, coding for MELPTKEQAIASNREAWNDSARHHKDSCEWQALLKGVEYADFSCLDDTLTALLTLTGVDGKDVVQLGCNNGRESLSLFALGARSVVGVDQSEAFLGQARELASRSPHAPQFIEADIHHLPAGLQERFDLALITIGVLNWMPDIGEFFLHVARTLKPGGALVVYETHPFLEMFDPEAADPFRLASSYFRREPFVQHEPIVYEGKVEQPSAASYWFVHTLGDLFSAAIAAGLQIRHFKEYPHSNREECYDRYQQQVVQLPLCFTWVVVKS
- a CDS encoding sigma-54 dependent transcriptional regulator, with the protein product MEHSILLVEDDEILAENIQTYLERKDFEVTVCHSAEDALEQLGSFAPDVVLTDNSLPGMSGHDLIQKLRISAPDLKVIMMTGYGNVEDAVVAMKEGAFHYVTKPVALPELKLLLDKALATDRMERTLSFYQEREAQKSGVQALIGESAPMAYLKGTITQLLDAERRMANSDLPPVLVEGETGTGKELVARALHFDGPRAKGPFIEFNCASIPSNLVESELFGHEKGAFTDAKDRRMGLVEAADGGTLFLDEIGEMDLLLQAKLLKLLEDRTIRRVGSVKERKVDLRVISATNCNLEQMVQQGKFRRDLFFRLRIISIKVPRLYTRGADILLLARHFLGLHGKRYGKPNLHFSDQAEDLLLSYSWPGNVRELRNMLEQTVLLAQSDTIAAHQLNVCLSLVDEPPMFHHEPPHFSEPRPFHNGGESMNLPEVERDMVRKMLDKTDWNVTKSARLLGLSRDMLRYRIEKLGLARPDKRQW
- a CDS encoding ATP-binding protein, giving the protein MQILEQQKVAAPQAPAAQRKSWRPQFNLLRWFSLASFLIIAVVALGLGYISTRFVVDESIERDSMLTAQFIHSIGEAEIRHAGIVPGRTMGEMLDPRMDDAYPDVNPVSRAAARVEFLDHVEHLPDILLATVYALDRTVVWSTNSELIGVRIEGDDELDESFEMKSPVSTSYHEIDEERPEQRLLREPEYLFVENYIPMFNADKSKVIAMVEIYKEPLDLVERIQRGFKAIWLATLIGGAAIYLGLFWIVRRAATLLQSQQKQLIANETFVALGEMSSAVAHSLRNPLANIRSSAELAQDIASQTAQKNIGDIISQVDRMSRWVRELLVSLRPMNDDCETVDLVLALEDTLSAFESLIKRSDVEVRFSPVSVPPIVSQQVLLTQILNSLFANALEAMPKGGVLTIEIDSSVPGDLSMTLTDTGKGMSKQQQQMVFKPFFTTKQGGLGVGLALVKRIMERFDGSVELTSREQEGTRVCLNFKVATGGEYGAQHSAGRG
- a CDS encoding SCO family protein translates to MEKKELHSPRARALGMHLVLMLVTGLLASQLLVASQPTSTPAPAPAATSEPAVVEDATPWGGDYFPNTLLTDQDGQQLRFFDDLIKDKVVVINFIFTSCSDSCPLETARMRQVQKLLGDRVGKDIFFYSISIDPLSDTPEVLKAYAQRFQVGPGWKFLTGEFADVTDLRKKLGLFIEGVDNGRNKDHNLSLIVGNQATGRWMKASPFENPWILADQLANTLHNWKQPSVEESYVDAPEIRPPSNGEELFRTRCASCHSLGPLDGQGIGLRSIGPDLIGVTYQRDPAWLKRWIREPDRMLAEKDPIAMELFERYNRISMPNLRLDERSAQSLIDFLREETDRQHPPVVPLASGNEEPEQHHSVAQPDMPKVQ
- a CDS encoding HAMP domain-containing sensor histidine kinase, which gives rise to MNTIAKVLATESEVRLNTRKEPFNLLRWFSLISMVVIGTVAVALGAVSSRFVITESVQRDALLTSQFIQAIASAEVRHVSIPNVRTMGELLDPRKDKDFPDVDPLSRASARGEFLDHIENLPDVILVNIYAPDRMVIWSTNPALMGITIHGDEDLDRAFNSKISVSTSYHDVDKSRMEQKFLEPPKYTFIENYIPLFDADGSTVTAMVEIYKEPQDLINRMERGLVLIWLATALGGGLIYLGLYWIVRRAAILLETQQKQLITNETFVALGEVSSAVAHSLRNPLANIRSSAELAIEFDSGPAHGNINDIITQVDRMSTWVRELLQSLRPLNDEAEPVNLVAALHDSLMAYEHQISKARVNVVFEPDQTPMVLSQHVQLTQILNSLLSNAVEAMDGGGTLTIQIEPQDARRVSVRVSDTGKGMSEEQRTMAFRPFFTTKQGGLGVGLVLVKRIMERFGGAATLDSREGEGTTVRLSFNLVP